The genomic window TTTGACAACAACTATGGCCAAGCTGACCCTGGAAATAGAAGACGAATATGCCTTTATGGCGTTCGGTATAGTTTCTACCTCGAGAAGTCATCGGGTATGTTGGATGTTAAACAAGTCTTTGGACTTGGAGTTGAAAAGAGACCCAGACATAGAAATCTTTTCAAAGAATAAAACCTCCAGGCATCATGCATTTTTTAGTTTTTTTTATGAGAACCTTCAAATCAGGTACAGACTCATTGAAAATAAGAAGGGGATAAGCCTCTTTTTACCGGAAGTAAAAAATGCGGACTATTTATTGGTGATTGATTTATCAGAAGAGGTAGATCGAATCACCCTTATAGAGAAGTTAAGAGCCACCGGAACTGTCCTTATGGCTTTTGAAATAGACTTAGAACCATTGAAATTGAAACAAAACATTTTGCTAGCAGCATGAAAAATAAGAGAACCAAGATCGTGGCAACCATGGGCCCGGCTTCTGATAGTCAGGAAACCATCGAGAAAATGATCAAGCAGGGCCTTGATGTATGCCGAATTAATTTTTCGCATGGATCGCATAAGGACCACGCTGTGACTATCGAGAATATTCGAAAGGCAGACCAAGCGCTTGGAACCCATACTGCTATACTAGCAGACCTTCAAGGCCCGAAGCTCAGGGTAGGTGAATTTGATGGCGATGGACTCATGCTCAACAATGGGGATGAGATTACTTTTACTACTAAGGAAGGAGACTCGGGTAAAATATACATCACTTACCCTCAATTTGCTGAGGATGTGAAAGCTGGTGAGAGAATACTTTTAGATGATGGGAAACTAGAGCTAGAAGTTGTTTCTACAAATGGCAGCGATGAGGTAGTGACTAAAGTAAAACACGGAGGTTTGCTCAAGAATCGAAAAGGGGTTAATCTTCCAAATACCAAGATTTCTTTGCCTTGTCTGACGGATAAGGATCTTAAGGACTTGGATTTTGTTCTCGATATGGATGTTGACTGGGTAGGACTTTCTTTTGTTCGTTCTGCCAGAGATATCATAGAACTCAAGCATATTATTCGTTCTAGAGAAAAGCACGCTCGAGTTGTAGCGAAGATTGAAAAACCAGAGGCCATTCAAGACATTGATGATATTGTTCGGGAAACAGATGCATTGATGGTGGCTCGTGGAGATTTGGGAGTAGAAATTCCCCTTCAAAACGTTCCGCTGGTGCAGAAAATGTTGGTCACTAAAGCGCTCAAGAGCAGTAAGCCCGTTATCGTTGCTACCCAAATGATGGAAAGCATGATCAATGACAATACTCCTACACGAGCTGAGGTAAACGATGTGGCTAATGCGGTCTTGGATGGCGCTGATGCTGTAATGCTAAGTGCCGAGACTTCGGTAGGTAAGCACCCGGTCAGAGTAATCGAGGTGATGTCAGCTATCGTAAGAGAGGTGGAGACTTCTGATGAGATATACCACCATGAGGAGCCACCTGTAGAAAGCAGAGAGGATCGTTACATTACAGACTCCATCTGTTTCA from Cryomorphaceae bacterium 1068 includes these protein-coding regions:
- a CDS encoding IPExxxVDY family protein, with product MAKLTLEIEDEYAFMAFGIVSTSRSHRVCWMLNKSLDLELKRDPDIEIFSKNKTSRHHAFFSFFYENLQIRYRLIENKKGISLFLPEVKNADYLLVIDLSEEVDRITLIEKLRATGTVLMAFEIDLEPLKLKQNILLAA
- the pyk gene encoding pyruvate kinase; its protein translation is MKNKRTKIVATMGPASDSQETIEKMIKQGLDVCRINFSHGSHKDHAVTIENIRKADQALGTHTAILADLQGPKLRVGEFDGDGLMLNNGDEITFTTKEGDSGKIYITYPQFAEDVKAGERILLDDGKLELEVVSTNGSDEVVTKVKHGGLLKNRKGVNLPNTKISLPCLTDKDLKDLDFVLDMDVDWVGLSFVRSARDIIELKHIIRSREKHARVVAKIEKPEAIQDIDDIVRETDALMVARGDLGVEIPLQNVPLVQKMLVTKALKSSKPVIVATQMMESMINDNTPTRAEVNDVANAVLDGADAVMLSAETSVGKHPVRVIEVMSAIVREVETSDEIYHHEEPPVESREDRYITDSICFNATRLSNRVKASAIITMTFSGYTGFKISSQRPKAEIFVFTGNKNILTQMSLVWGVKSFYYDKMVSTDHTIADIKYILKKKKLVSTGETIIHLASMPMNEQGMTNMLKLGKV